The Hypomesus transpacificus isolate Combined female unplaced genomic scaffold, fHypTra1 scaffold_27, whole genome shotgun sequence DNA segment AACAGGCTAGAGCAGATGAGCAGGAAGGAAGTCATCAGAGATCCATTACAGAGCCCCAGCTGCCAGGGACATGGGCTCATGGGTAGTGAGACGCACTCCAAGATCAAGTTGCAGCGTAAAGTGTCAGGTATGGATCTTCTCTAATCTGACCCTGTTGCTAACAAGATGCCATGTCATTGCCCCATTTATCCTGGTCTGATGTGATCTGATTTTGAACCAACATGACGTGAAATTATGAAATACGTCGAATGtgagatgtggtgtgtgtgggggggaaaagTGTACACTTTtcatgcctcacacacacacacacacacacagatacaaacgcagacacccacagacacacacgcacacaagcgcACCCACACGCAAGCTGGTCAGGAGGTCTCTGTCCCTGAGGCAATGGTGCCACCCAGCTCATTAGGCTTGGCGCCGAACTCTGTTATTAATGAGCATTCTTCCTGGTCGAGACAGAGCAACTACAGTGTGATGTCAACAGCTGCCTTGTGACTGGCGCTGCTCTACCAGAGGCTTGAGCTCCAGAAAGGCCCTACCAACAGCCTGGACCAGCCTGCCAGTCACCTGCATCAGCATGCCCATTTCCTGGACCACCCTACCTGCCATCGGCAAGGCTGCCTGCTAGAAAAACCACAACCGGCCAATCTCACTTGAAGCCGGCCCCTAAGCAGTCCACACAGCCGGTCGGACCATGTGGTGTGGTACAATCACATTACTAGCCTGTACTAAAAGCACACCGTGGAATGTTGTGGAGAGAAGAATTTAGATAAAGTCCTGATTGAGTGTTCTATATCTGAACCGGCCCGAATTACTCCTGCACACAGAGACGAAGGAGAAACCAAGAGAGGTGGATAATCACGGCGGTGAGCATTAATCAATGCACCCCCCCGTTAATGAATACTGATTTGAAGAACAACAAAGGCTCTATTTACATTCATTAACGCTATTACACGACTCATCATGTGAGAATGACCGGGTTTTAGAAAGATTagggtttctctctttctctgccccccccccccaccaccaccaccacctctctctctgttttccatgcccttcctccccttctccttcctctgtcccttcctctctctgctccccctccctacGGATTAGGAGAGAGCTTTTTCCACCCTACAGCAGCAGCATTGACCATTAGACCCAAGTAGCACCATAATGAAACACGCACATGAACCACACAAAAGACgcatccgtctctctctctctctctctctcgactctGCGGGGTGTGAATTATGTTGTCGGCTAGATGTTGTATAATTATGTGACTCACATCTTTTAAAAGTCCCCCAGCATTGTTCTATGGGTTTCAGAGCCCGTCGAGAGTGGAGAGAGGTACTTGATGACGATTTTTGTTCCATTTCCAGGCAACGATTGGTTAGGTAAACTGTGTAGGTGAGGTTCACACCCTGTTCTGAATCAGTTGTGGGGGTGCTTTGCTTTCTGCGTCTCTTTAAATCCCAACGTGTTGGATTGAACGTTTCGTTTGCTTGCTGAAAGACCCCTACACGGTCAGATGCCGAATAAGCGGTGCACGGTAAGATAACGGtacaatatttttttctttcaaaagcAAAGAAAAGTAAATCTAAGCAAGCGTATCCCTCAACGTAGGAGACGATTTTTCCCATGCCCGCGTGCGCATATTTCATCAATGCAGAGATTCTGTGATAGCTAGGCCAAGAGAGCTAGCATATGTTTTGATGGATGACGTTCAGTTTCCTAAATCTGCCAAGGGAGTGTATATCTTCTGGTAAGGGAGACTGGTTTAGTGTTGTTATTAAACGGTTTCATAACcatacaagcatgcacacacacatacatacacacgcacacacacacatgcacacacaccgctCCCACATCCAGTGTGTCAGCCTCTGTCCCACCAGCAGCTAATTAAGATGTGACTGATGTCCTGAGGGGGGAGTGTTCTACTTAACTGCCTTTCCCCGGCTCCTAGAGCCGCATTAATCTACCTCCCCAGGGAAACATGGCTATCGATTTGCGGTTCCCGAGGCATCAATCTCACTTCGGAGGCGATGAACAAGAttagagagaggtgaggagcacTACCAGGTGAGAGAAGTGTTAATCTAAGGTTTTATATGTCAAGGGGGAGTTGTGCCTCACCATTGTATTCTATTCAATCCACTCTACCCTGtcagagggggtgtgtgtgtgcatatgtgtgtgtgagtgtgtgtgtgtgagtgctcagTCAAATTCATCCTCAGCTAAATTCAAATTAATCTTGGGTTTTGTCTTGGGGAAGGCTGTACATCATAAGTTGTGCCAGCGTTCCTCGTCGCATCGACAATTTCGACTGCCACCTGACCTCCTTGCGAAACCTCTGTTCACACGACTCTTCAGAACTCGCCTGTCGTCAAGCGCATTTCTCCGAAAACGGTCTGTTTATTGGTCTGACCGAAAACTGCCGGTGACTCCTTGAAAGGTCTCACCCTGTGTTGTCCCTCTCATATCAAACAGCCTAGTTTATAGACTTATAATCCCTAACAGCACACCAGGAGCGCACAAGTCTTATCTCACATCTTTTCCAGAGAGTGGTGGAACAGACAGCAGATTTATCCAGACGAGCTTCCAGGAAATCCACATGATCATCAGATGTACGACATGTGACCGGCACAGGCCAGCCAAGACCAGAGATGATCCCGGTTCATCTGAAGTCTCATCTGGTGAACACCTCCTTGTTGGGGGCATGCTGTGTCGTACAGAACACTGTCAAATTGTACGCTTTCCCCCGGGGCTTGTCGACCGTCTTTAGAAAAGGCTCTCTCGCCGACGGGGTGGAACTTGGCAGCCGATGAGACCCTCCCTGTCTGCGTCCATGTCACCATCCAGGCACTGTCGCCACGTCGGCCAGAGATACTGGAAGCCCGTGATGAGTGTTGATGGGAGAGGGGCGGATGAGCGTAGTCGTGACAGTCATTCTGACTGACACATAAACATCACATCTGAGTAACGGCCCAtgaaccgccccccccccccacccaccctctctctctctctccctccctctcctcttctcgctctccttcccgctccccatctctgtctctcttttcctgtctcAGCCTTTCAACAAGGTGGACACAGTGTAACTAATCTGGTGTACCTAAGCTGGGCggcatctatgtgtgtgtgtgtgtgtgagtgtgtgtgtgtgtgtgtgtgtgacagttcgGCGGGCACCTAGTGTGTGCACTTCTCTCAGACACTGATTAGCATAGCGGCTCAGAGCATATCTCATTTACTCAGCCGGGCAGCCATGATGTCCTGCACTCGAATGCAGAGGGGCCGTGTTTCGACCAGCTTCTGATTCTGTCGACATCGCCGATATGATCCCAGAGACGATGTCTTGGCTGCCCGAGTGAGGAAACCTGAGGGGAGGGATGTTCGGAGGGGTTGCAGGGCTCCACGGCTCAGGCTTGTGTGTGCGGTCCACAGATGTAGCTAATGGAGACAGGATCAAAGCAGAGAACCAGTGAttaaaggagagggggagaggggggagacaggggggagagagggagggagggaggggagggagagagagagagagagagagagagagagagagagagagagagagaggggagggagagagagagagagagagagagggagagagagagagagagagagagagagagagagagatagagagagagagagagagagagagagagagagagagagagagagagagagagagagagagagagagagagagggagagagaggggggcagatggGGCAGATGGGGGCAGATGGGGGGAAGGGATCCCAGGAAAAGAATCTTTCTTATTTGCTTGTGAACTGCGACTGTATGGAACACGGCAGATCAGATTGGATCTCCATACAGCTGAGGGGTCCTATTCTAAACAACTACCCGGAACCTGGGGCTCTTGTGTTAACTTTGGTTGAAAttagattttcaaacagaaaaCGTCAAAAACGGAACACAGTATTTGTTCAAAGATTTAAGGGCAAGTTGCAGCTGGCTTGTACTGTAAGCGACAGTGATTAAAATCAGGGCCTATTGTGGGCTAGAAGTCACGTTCCTTTTGCTATGTGACTAATTCCTGTCTAATACATGAGTGGGATGATTTGGGATGAGatcgtgatgtgtgtgtgtgtgtgtgtgtgtcggtgcatttgtgtgtgtttttgtgggtgGATCTCACCCTCCCACACGAAAATAACAAAGTGGTTCCATTTGTCCTGTAGATAAACTTTATAATTGTGAACACTCCATCACACAACATGAAAGGATAACAATTGTGCTGTGTGAACATTTTTGAAAAGCAAAGCGTTTTCATATCACTCTGATCCTGAGTGAGCTGACCTCAGAGTAaaacgcttgtgtgtgtgtgtgtgtctctctctctctctctctctctctctctctctctctctctctctctctctctctctctgcacctgcAGCAGGTTCTACCTGTGTGTGGACCACTACAGGATTCCCGGGTCAGAATCCTTCACTTCTGGCAGCCGATCATgggtcccactctctctctctctctctgtctctctctctctctctatctctttctctctctccctctctctctctttctctctctctcacaccctttAAACATTGTGAAAGATATTTCCCCAGATGTGGTCATCAGCTCACGACAGTGTTATTGTCCCATTGTGTTAATGATGccacagggggtggggggggggaatggggggggccGGGTTTGCTCAGGTAAACCAGACAGGATGAGGCTAATCCTaatggacacatacacacaggcagcatgagaatgggggggggggggggggggggcatgtttcTTTGCGGCATCACACAGAGACAGTTTAATTGGTTTAATTGTGTGTGATCCGAGAGGAAGCTTGCGGGGCTTTTAGTGGAAAAACAAGATTGCTGCAGCTTTGCTTTCCTCCTCGGCCATGCAGGCACGAGTGAGTACGTGCGGCCGTGCCGTCATCAACGCGAGGTGTTCTCCTTCTAATGAGCCCTAATCGTTCGATGTTCCCATTCAGCTGGACAGTTGTATTGGCTAGTTGTTTCTGTTCATTCGAACGAATGACGCTCAGTGACAAAACCTCGGTCAATAGACTTGCCGCCGGAAAAAATACCTCCGGTCGAATGTAGATATATACAGTCTGCAGCAAACGCCTCGAAATGGACAGCGTGTGCTTGTTTGGGTTTTAATTATGGGGGAGAACGAGATGATGATTACTGGGTTTGGAGTTTGTAACAGGAAGAGCGGAACTCTGAACTCTTTGTGATGTGGCTGCGGTTGCTCTTCGTCACCTTTGCATATTAGCGTTAATAACGTCACTACCCGTGAGGACACATAACCTTAGCTTCCATCCACTCTCAGTACATCATTACCGGCAGCATGGCTGGGCCGTTTGCTTGCAACATTTTTGCTCATTAAAACTCCAGTTTTTGACCCAAGGTATTGATTGTTGACCATTTCTTAGGAACAGAAACCGAACACGGGTCTGCGAACACGGGTCAGACGTGTCCTCATAAAAAGTGCATGTGCgggtgtgtccgtgtgtgtgtgagtgtgtgcgtgcatgcttgcacgtatgtgtgtgtgtgtgcgccagcTTAAATGCGTCAACACACAAACCCTGAGACCTGCTCTTCACCTCGGCACCACCATAGAATTGCCTGGAAACCAACGAAGGCAGCAAGTGAGGCAGCAACGGTTTGGCCAGAGGGCTTGAGGTTGAGGGAGTAATGGAGAGAGATTTAATCATCAACTGTACAGAGACAGAGGCTGTGTCTGGTTTACGTGGTGAGATGGAAGAGGTTTGGCCTGATTTGGGTTCTGGGTCACAGGTTTCCTTCTGTTGTCTGTCCCACTTGTTCTCTCCGTCTCAAACTCCCCTATCCTACTTTCCCCTTCTGTATAATGTGACGAGATGGAACGCGATGGGAACCGACTTGACCGAGACTTAATTCGATGTGGCAGGATGGGATAGCGACGGGATTTGATGTGTGGTGTCTGACGTGACGTTATGTGAAGTGATATGCTGTTATCCGATGTGGCTGGGGGTGTCATGTGACGGGACACGATACGAGATCAGCTGCGAGAACGGTATCTCCTCCGGCAGTTCTTTATCAACGACGCCACCTTGAGGCTcactgtgttttttctccctctgaccGGTCGACTGTGACTGAGCATGTGGCACTGGCTGTTTTGGCAGTTGTTTGACACGCTTCATTCACCAGTGGGTTAGCTCAGTCGTTGTCGGCCTGTTTGTATTCAAACAGCGAGGCGGTTCAGTGCCGTAAGCGCTCACGCACACAGGCATCTGCAGCATCACCCCTATGCCCTTTCGCCACAGTAAGCACTGAAGTACAAATGGTATCAAGTGcaagctcatacacacacatgcacatgcagacAGTCATGGACAGGCATGAACACATGCGCACGCACAATGTTGTCATGGTGCTTTGGgacaaaattatttatttagaCTCTACATTACTGAATCCCTTTAAGTCTATGagcttactcacacacacacacacacacatacacacagttacacaaacatactcataggcacacacacaaacaaacactgctgTAATACTTTACACGCTCAATCTGTAGGTCCACAGTGTGCATTAAATCCCCATGAGATACTATATTGCAGTAATAGTAATGCACCAGTAAAACTTTCATTACAGTTTTCCTGAGGCAATTTTTATAAACAAGAGTGGACAGCAGAAAAATACAGTGGCTTTCATCTGATCTACTTTATATTGGACTTATATTGCATTTTCAACAGCGGCCATCCATGACGCTGAGCAAGGGAGCATGTGTCTGTGAGCCTTATGAAAGCTCCATATTGAAACAGTGTTTTGATTGTATTTGATGCCTGTGTTCATTTTAGAGTCTGACATGAGGGTCTGTCTGGAATATTGGCTCATTCCAAAGGAATTACAGTGTGAtactatacagtacatacacaacTATCAATTGCaacgctgttgatacatatgaGTTATTGGTTCTGGTCATTTTTTTAAGAACACATATCTTTTTAAAGACAAAACATTCCGTACCGCTAGATGGCGAAGTATTATCCACGACGCCCGAAGAAGCTGTACTGGTGTAAACCGGAAACACGTTGAGACGCGTCATTttcacagaacaacaacaacaacaactcaaTTTCGTCTCGTTGTTGGTTGCAACACACTGTACCTTTCGCAAACTCATATCTGCATGGTAAGGctctttcaaattatcctgatAATAAACACTGGAATGCAGAAAGGAATGCGTTATGTTAGCTAGTTGCGTTGGTTTCCCTGTTCGTTCACTTGACTAACACCAACATTTGTTGTCTCCTAAAGGAAAGCAACTCGCGTACCTAAAACGAGACTGAATATACTACCTCTGAGTTTTTATAGTTGGTACAAGAGTTATCCATCAAAGTGGTTGAACCGTCGAGTCGTCCAACCATGGCTCAACAGAGAGGAGTCAACACCCTCCAGTTCAACCAAGATCAGAGTAAGAAGTAAACGCCGTGGTTGTCAGTAGAAAGTCCGAGAAACATAAACATTTAATTTCTCACATCGCCGCTGTATGACCGTCTTCCAACATGATCGACTCgccactctcttcctccctccatctcccaccctTGTTCCATCTCTCCTATCCAAAGGTTGTTTCTGTTGTGCCATGGAGACAGGCGTCAGAATCTACAACGTGGAACCTCTTATGGAGAAGGGGCATCTTGGTGAGCGATTCCCTAATACAAGGGTATGTTAGAACATGTAAACATTTGCATTGACActtgatgtgtgagtgtgtgtgtgtgtgtttcagaccaTGAGCAGGTGGGTAGTGTGGCCCTGTGTTCCATGCTGCATCGATCAAACCTCCTGGCTGTCGTTGGAGGAGGAGTCAGCCCTAAATTCTCTGAGATATCCAGTGAGTAGCGGCATtctaccccctcaccccttcagcTTTCCTTCTCTCACGAGAAGCCTGTTTTCCCTAACCTTCTCAGACCTCTAAgtgttgtgtgtctgcctgtctgtgtgtatgcggtTCCAGTGCTGATCTGGGATGACGCCAGGGAGGCACGGGACCCCAAGGACAAGCTGGTGCTGGAGTTCACCTTCACCAAGCCTGTGCTTGCGGTGCGCATGAGACATGACAAGTGAGTGGTCCCTGCTCGGGGCGCCAATCCGTTAAGATGAGTAGCTAGATaatcgggagtcagatggctgagcggtgagggagtcgggctggtaatcagaaggttgccagatcgattccccgccatgccacatgatgttgtgtccttgggcaaggcacttcaccctacttgcctcggggggaatgtccctgtacttactgtaagtcgctctggataagagcgtctgctaaatgtaaatgtagatgatTGCGATCGATGGGCTGGTGTCATCAGGATGTCCGCACGAAACCATCTTTATGTCCCTTCACAGAATCATCGTTGTCTTGAAGAACAGGATATACGTTTACAGTTTCCCCGACAACCCTGTAAAACTGTTTGAGTTTGACACCCGGGACAATCCTAAAGGtgtgttaccccccccccccccctctctctctctctctgattagGGGTAGGAACATAATAGGCAAGCTTATCAGCTCCACACAACTCCCCATTAATTTGACcggtgccctctctctctctctgtcagggttGTGTGATCTGTGTCCCAGTATGGAGAAACAGCTGCTAGTCTTCCCTGGTCACAAATGTGGCAGTCTGCAACTGGTGGTGAGTGTGACTTTCAATAAGACTGAATACCGCAAAGCACATTCTTGACCTTGACAGGACCATATTTTTATTACATTATAAACAACATTCCCTGCAACTGAATCCCATTCTTAACGTGTGACCTGTTGTTCTTGAaatcttttttatttgtatttttttacttcTGGTTTGGTTCCATTCTCCAGGACCTGTCAAACACCAAGCCTGGCACGTCGTCCGCCCCCTTCACCATCAACGCCCATCAGAGTGAGATTGCCTGCCTGGCGCTGAACCAGCCTGGCAGCGTCGCGGCCTCGGCCTCCCGTAAGGGCACCCTCATCCGCCTGTTCGACACCACGACCCGAGACAAGCTGGTGGAGCTCCGTAGAGGCACGGACCCGGCGACCCTCTACTGCATCAACTTCAGCCACGACTCCTCCTTCCTGTGCGCCTCCAGCGACAAGGGCACGGTGCACATCTTCGCTCTGAAGGACACCAAACTCAACCGACGCTCCGCGTACGTGTCCCCGGTCGTCCCCGGGCCAAACATTGGCCTGGCTCTTGCGCTTTTGTTTGACCCTTGTCGAATGTTCATTCGGGTTCTGTCCATttactgtgtctctccctcctccagattGGCTCGTGTGGGGAAGGTGGGCCCTGTGATTGGTCAATATGTGGACAGCCAGTGGTCACTGGCCAGTTTTACAGTGCCAGCTGAGTGCGCGTGCATTTGTGCGTTTGGAAAGAACACGTCCAAAAATGTCAACTCTGTCATTGGTGAGAGATCAATGCATCAATCTTCTATAATGTGGTTCATAATTGTTGTACAATTACATCCCATGTAAAGGTCTTTCCTCCTCTTTAACATCACCACTCTAGCTATTTGCGTGGACGGGACTTTCCATAAGTACGTGTTCACTCCGGATGGCAACTGTAACCGCGAAGCCTTTGACGTTTATCTGGACATTTGTGACGACGACGACTTTTAACGACGCCAAGCAAGATACAGCTGctacaggaagaagaggaaggaaagaagagagactTTGTGACGACAATTATATCGATGAGGATGAAGAACATTCTGGATGAGGAGGTGTGGTCGGGTCCTTGGACGGAAGAGAAACgttgcacagaaacacacaaagtcCATATTATATGACTGTCTTGTGTTTGTAAACCATTTTATCTAATTATAAAAGTAGCTAAAGAAGTTTTTATTACTACTTGTTTGTGTTGTCCTTATTCTCGTTGAGAGTGGATAATAAGAAGTACTTCCACCGTTTGGGGTCTCTCAGCCTCATTGAGACTGTGCTGCAGGTCCTGGACTGTGAACTCTAGGttcttcatcatcctcttctCTCAGTTAACTTTGTCAGGATCTAAAAAAACTCAACAAGATCCCATTACCTTCAGCCTTAACTGCTTAGCATACAACCTCAGCAAGCCTTCAGAATGTCAACTGAGTTCAGACCCAGAACGAATGATTCAACCGATGTCAGCCACTCAGAAGAGGAAGTTCAATGACAACAAACACCTTTGGTTAATTTAATGGCCCTGATTCAGCTTTGTGGCGACATTCTTCCACTTTGAACTTTGACCCCACTGCCGTCAGGCTCCGCCTGCTCCTCGCACAGCTTCTGTTCGAACTTCAAGTTGCCACGGTGCATGCCATCACCAGTCAACTTGTAGATGCTCACCTTCTCATCGGCATTGAAGGCATGGATGTCAATCGCCATGTAAGAGACAATGACAATGGTGACCGAAAGATTACAGGCAATGGCATACAGTAGAGTGGATGGGTGCCAGCCATTAGGATTTTCTGATTATCTGATTACATCAGTAGCTACCAGTTCCTCTTTGTCGTGAATGCCACAGTTACCTCACTCTGGCTGATCACGGGGGAAGTCGTCAGGGATGGTGATCAGCGTCATTTCTGGGGAGAACAGACGGCAGAGAGTGGTGCGGTCAGTGATCGTAGATGACCAAAAGGAGATGCGATTGGTCATCGCCTGGTAGAAGATGTGTTTGTCTCTTTGATTAAGAAGATGAAAGGTCACCCTAGACTTCTCCAGCAGATCTGATGTGAAACAGAGTAGGTGGTGTTGGTAAAAGGAGAACAGAAAACATACCCTGCATTATTGGTAGGCACACAGAACTTCAGAGGTCTCAGTCTGAACACTAGTCTGGACCCTTTGGTGGAGAGTGTAGAGGTCATATTGgataacaaaaaaaagaagaaaaaaaacgtccaACACAATCATTAGCAAGTCCTCATAAATGTTGGGGGGTTTACTCCAAAAATTAATATATTAGTTATTACTTATTATTCAGTAAAAGTAATGTGATTAAGTTAAATGAttactttctgtacaaagtaatattattacttattatatcacgaaacagccagatggacatctttgccgtctttttcaatttgaaatattcgatccgcagtaatatggaatgttaaagaatgttatgaggacaacctgtgaggttctgctggattttacaacggcatggaatgcgatatagccaatcacaatcaaggatgggagcaaccagttttagaaaggCTACTTAATAAGCTTTCCTCATTGTGTATGCCATAAGCCTCCAGCAGAGGTTGTAATTTtggccatccatccatccatcattccAAGGTCATGATCATACCAGTCAGATAGGTGttgtcagagacagagacgtTGCCAGATGGAGCTTCTAGGCATTTCTTCCCCAGATAGGCTGGGACTACTAGTTATTCTGGTTGTACATAGAAAGCCACTGTGACACAGAACAGTGAACCAACATTATAATACAATATATTTACACCTCCAAGTTAAGACTGTTTATTAGAAAGATTGTTCCAACTGAAATGATCATCCCAGAGCTGGGAACCTGGCATCAATGGAGTTAACACTAGTGAGATCCCTTCTGCTTCAATTCACATTCTGGTCATGTCTGACCTCAACAACATCAATGTAAACATAGGTTTGGTAAACTGGAGTTGTAGTTGCTTTAATATAAGAAACAAGCCTACCCACGTGCTGATCATATGATTAGTGAAATGATAGCTGGTCATC contains these protein-coding regions:
- the wdr45 gene encoding WD repeat domain phosphoinositide-interacting protein 4, whose amino-acid sequence is MAQQRGVNTLQFNQDQSCFCCAMETGVRIYNVEPLMEKGHLDHEQVGSVALCSMLHRSNLLAVVGGGVSPKFSEISMLIWDDAREARDPKDKLVLEFTFTKPVLAVRMRHDKIIVVLKNRIYVYSFPDNPVKLFEFDTRDNPKGLCDLCPSMEKQLLVFPGHKCGSLQLVDLSNTKPGTSSAPFTINAHQSEIACLALNQPGSVAASASRKGTLIRLFDTTTRDKLVELRRGTDPATLYCINFSHDSSFLCASSDKGTVHIFALKDTKLNRRSALARVGKVGPVIGQYVDSQWSLASFTVPAECACICAFGKNTSKNVNSVIAICVDGTFHKYVFTPDGNCNREAFDVYLDICDDDDF